In Thermocrinis minervae, a single genomic region encodes these proteins:
- a CDS encoding flagellar hook protein FlgE: MLRSFFNAITGLNVHKIWMDITSDNLANVNTTGFKASRPIFQDVVSSVITGLNTVTRTLKSTTFGAGAVVDSTQKIWTIGNFKQTGVNTDLAIEGRGLFIVVDPVTNVRYYTRDGEFRINREGYMVNANGLKLQGFKLDEQGKIIGTGLEDIKVLQQIDPKATSTIRFLSPTNLNAGANIPINPFNPTDPTSYNYKYTITIYDSLGTPYQADLFFRRTGQNTWNIYLRADTDPNTPGYEVSGDWTGVTFSTDGKIIYDNAQVLREPSIDGTKFYYYLNPANLTLPASTPSGGTFPPPNQWRIYVGESLQSANVNVGTPVSDPYITQYNSDFVVTADQNGYAKGNLVDVYVLSEDGSVVAVYSNGKSLPLYRVALAVFTDPEELIKKGSNLYTSILTPTILAAGGSEKVRSGMLEMSNVDIATEFINLISAQRAYQANARVITSSNTVLEDTINLIR, translated from the coding sequence ATGCTTAGGAGCTTTTTTAACGCCATCACAGGTTTAAATGTCCACAAGATTTGGATGGACATAACCTCTGACAACCTTGCCAACGTAAATACCACAGGCTTCAAAGCAAGTAGACCCATATTCCAAGACGTAGTGTCCTCCGTGATAACAGGTCTAAACACGGTCACAAGAACTTTAAAATCCACCACTTTTGGAGCAGGCGCAGTAGTTGACAGCACCCAGAAGATATGGACTATTGGAAACTTCAAACAAACGGGTGTGAATACAGACTTAGCCATAGAGGGTAGAGGTCTTTTCATAGTCGTAGATCCTGTTACCAATGTACGTTATTACACAAGAGATGGAGAGTTTAGGATAAACAGGGAAGGATATATGGTCAATGCAAACGGACTTAAGCTACAAGGTTTTAAACTGGACGAACAAGGAAAGATAATAGGTACAGGATTGGAAGATATAAAAGTGCTTCAGCAAATTGATCCAAAGGCCACCTCTACTATAAGGTTCCTCTCACCCACAAACCTAAACGCTGGAGCAAACATACCAATCAACCCCTTCAATCCAACAGACCCCACAAGCTACAACTACAAGTACACTATAACCATCTACGACAGTTTAGGAACACCTTACCAAGCCGACCTTTTCTTTAGACGCACAGGGCAAAACACTTGGAACATATACCTAAGGGCTGATACAGACCCTAATACACCAGGCTACGAAGTGTCTGGCGACTGGACAGGTGTGACCTTTAGTACAGATGGTAAGATAATCTACGACAACGCGCAGGTTCTAAGGGAACCAAGCATTGACGGAACAAAGTTTTACTACTACCTTAACCCAGCAAACCTTACACTACCGGCCTCTACACCAAGCGGTGGTACTTTTCCACCACCAAACCAGTGGAGGATATACGTAGGTGAATCTCTGCAGTCTGCAAACGTAAACGTAGGAACTCCAGTATCTGACCCCTATATTACACAGTACAATTCAGACTTTGTAGTTACCGCTGATCAGAATGGTTATGCAAAGGGTAACTTGGTAGATGTCTATGTGCTTTCGGAAGACGGTTCTGTTGTAGCTGTCTACTCTAACGGTAAATCCTTGCCTCTCTATAGGGTAGCTCTGGCTGTCTTTACAGACCCAGAAGAGTTGATAAAGAAGGGATCAAATCTGTACACATCTATACTTACACCCACTATTCTGGCTGCTGGAGGTTCAGAAAAGGTAAGGTCTGGAATGCTTGAAATGTCTAACGTAGACATAGCTACAGAGTTCATAAACCTTATATCCGCCCAAAGGGCTTACCAGGCAAACGCTAGGGTTATAACTTCTTCCAATACTGTACTGGAGGATACGATAAACCTTATCAGGTAA
- a CDS encoding lipid II flippase MurJ — protein MLSRYLNFSKPERILEAVLKTSLINLFARGFGYLKNLSIAILLGFSHQTDGFFMAFSLMGIFLIFVDVFDSIGVPNLVVAGQQSKEEFEKLAGLLLTFTTILASLLTLLAFLSLPLLLKVPLGFEKVAIEYTKTSFVLLLPYLFFSFFFHHFGAVLRSQRLFTVYFVGELLFSFFSFLFITVGLYLYRDFRVIPISVSVAQLFATLYMLYMGRQYIRFNLFLDDKAKLMLKHFLYLVALYGVFHIFIVVDGAFGSTLGEKGVSALTYGLMLAYAPTGVLKFEHMAITSLSEVRGSMERLNFYLKRLFLLGITFGLFVFVFADLLVKVFFGHGAFTHTDVSLTATATRYYALSLPLALLWPVLYRVFQIRNNLLPVFFLAIVVVIVKGVINYLLVMLMHLGIVGVCLGTFFAYLMLCALGYIILKKMYYNHA, from the coding sequence ATGCTAAGCAGGTATTTGAATTTTTCCAAGCCGGAAAGGATCCTTGAAGCCGTTTTAAAAACATCCCTCATAAACCTGTTTGCCAGGGGTTTTGGCTACCTTAAGAACCTCTCCATAGCCATTCTACTCGGCTTTTCCCACCAGACGGATGGCTTCTTTATGGCTTTTTCCTTGATGGGGATATTTTTGATCTTTGTTGATGTTTTTGATTCCATAGGTGTACCAAACTTGGTAGTGGCAGGACAGCAGAGCAAAGAGGAGTTTGAAAAGCTTGCTGGTCTACTTTTGACTTTCACCACCATACTGGCTTCTCTTCTTACCCTCTTGGCCTTCCTCTCCTTGCCCTTGCTCCTTAAAGTACCCTTGGGCTTCGAAAAAGTTGCCATAGAGTACACGAAAACCTCTTTTGTGCTACTGCTCCCTTACCTCTTCTTTTCTTTCTTCTTCCACCATTTTGGCGCAGTCCTGAGAAGCCAAAGGCTCTTTACTGTCTACTTTGTAGGAGAGCTCCTCTTTTCCTTTTTCAGCTTCCTGTTCATAACCGTAGGGCTCTACCTCTACAGAGACTTCAGGGTGATACCCATCAGTGTCTCTGTAGCTCAGCTGTTTGCAACCCTGTACATGCTCTACATGGGGAGGCAATACATAAGGTTTAATCTCTTTTTAGACGACAAGGCTAAGCTTATGCTAAAGCATTTTCTCTACCTTGTGGCTCTATACGGAGTCTTTCACATCTTTATAGTGGTTGACGGGGCTTTTGGTTCAACCCTGGGGGAGAAGGGAGTTTCCGCCCTCACCTACGGTCTTATGCTTGCCTATGCTCCAACCGGGGTTTTGAAGTTTGAACACATGGCCATAACCTCCCTCTCTGAAGTCCGAGGCTCCATGGAAAGGCTAAACTTCTACCTTAAAAGGCTTTTCCTGCTGGGTATTACCTTTGGACTCTTTGTGTTCGTCTTTGCCGACCTGCTAGTCAAGGTCTTCTTTGGCCATGGTGCGTTCACCCACACGGATGTAAGCCTTACGGCAACGGCTACCAGGTACTATGCCCTTTCCCTGCCCCTTGCTCTCCTATGGCCTGTCCTCTACAGGGTATTCCAGATAAGGAACAACCTACTTCCTGTTTTCTTCCTGGCTATTGTAGTAGTAATAGTAAAAGGTGTTATTAACTATCTTTTGGTCATGCTCATGCATCTTGGCATAGTGGGTGTGTGTCTTGGGACCTTCTTTGCCTACCTGATGCTGTGCGCCCTTGGTTACATTATCCTGAAGAAGATGTATTATAATCATGCCTAA
- a CDS encoding class I SAM-dependent methyltransferase, producing the protein MPNCPVCQTSVEAPSERYVSPYNQQEYKRYSCPNCDLHWWEPLKIIPEFYESEYLTPYREFHEGSRNKIPAYSAPFFKLFPKHIKGRLLDVGCGDGIFLKEAQRQGFEVWGIDFDRKSVETARKKVGVDTIYAMSLEEFYQFAKEKNIKFDVITFFEVLEHQDKPMEFLRMVRGLLKNGGYIAGSVPNRNSIIMKLYSKLYPGDFPPHHFLRFSQKALEETLKRVGFDSEVHPSVRNFSLLIPHTEAITLKLFGIDIEKAHKPILRTISKTSKPGLGSLLYRMLRLTRDVAFTIPTIPLWLIEEGLNLYFQGRKV; encoded by the coding sequence ATGCCTAACTGTCCAGTGTGTCAGACCTCAGTAGAAGCCCCTTCAGAAAGATACGTAAGCCCTTACAATCAGCAGGAATACAAAAGGTACTCCTGTCCAAACTGTGATCTTCACTGGTGGGAACCTCTGAAGATAATACCAGAGTTTTATGAGAGTGAATACCTAACACCATACAGGGAATTTCATGAAGGCTCGCGAAATAAGATACCTGCTTACTCAGCTCCGTTCTTTAAACTTTTCCCGAAACATATAAAAGGGAGGCTTCTTGACGTAGGTTGTGGTGATGGGATCTTTTTAAAAGAGGCTCAGAGACAAGGCTTTGAAGTGTGGGGTATAGACTTTGACCGCAAGAGCGTGGAGACTGCCAGGAAAAAAGTCGGCGTGGATACTATCTACGCCATGAGCTTGGAGGAGTTTTATCAGTTTGCCAAGGAGAAGAACATAAAGTTTGACGTGATCACCTTCTTTGAAGTTCTGGAACACCAAGATAAACCCATGGAGTTCTTAAGGATGGTAAGAGGGCTTTTAAAAAACGGAGGCTACATAGCAGGAAGCGTACCAAACAGGAATAGTATAATCATGAAACTGTATTCCAAACTTTATCCTGGCGACTTTCCACCTCATCACTTCCTTAGGTTTTCCCAGAAAGCTCTAGAGGAGACCTTAAAAAGAGTAGGTTTTGATTCGGAAGTCCATCCCTCTGTAAGAAACTTTAGTCTTTTGATACCTCACACAGAGGCAATAACCCTAAAACTCTTTGGAATTGATATAGAAAAGGCTCACAAACCGATCCTTAGGACTATTTCAAAAACGTCCAAACCCGGCTTAGGGAGTTTGCTCTATAGAATGCTTAGGCTGACAAGGGATGTGGCTTTTACAATTCCTACCATTCCTCTGTGGCTTATAGAAGAGGGTCTTAATCTATACTTCCAAGGCAGGAAAGTTTAA
- a CDS encoding glycosyltransferase → MTKTQEKVVISVHFDLIQALEKDPFIGIGWRRRIVVAAYKWLIKKLYPKADLCIAVSHGVKESLVRLGVPEERIRVIYNPYPVEEIQQKAKEDVEEVFKSFPYLINVGRLTKPKGQWYLLRIFRSLKEEFPDLRLLILGEGELKGYLYNLCKTLGLRAYLWDKDKLSEDFDVYFLGFRENPFKYISRAKLFLFPSIFEGFGNVLVEALACGVPVVSSDCRSGPREILAPGSDYRHQTDKPEFAKYGVLMPVLDGSFLQDEPLTQEEMMWVEVIKSMLKDESILKEYSERGMQRAYDFHVEKIIKEWQEVIDEVLP, encoded by the coding sequence ATGACTAAAACTCAAGAAAAAGTTGTAATATCAGTGCATTTTGATCTTATACAAGCCCTTGAGAAAGATCCTTTCATAGGTATAGGTTGGAGAAGAAGGATTGTAGTTGCTGCATATAAATGGTTGATCAAGAAACTTTATCCAAAAGCTGACCTATGCATAGCCGTTTCGCATGGGGTCAAGGAAAGCCTTGTTAGGTTAGGAGTTCCAGAGGAGAGGATAAGGGTAATATACAACCCTTATCCGGTAGAAGAGATCCAGCAGAAGGCAAAGGAAGACGTAGAGGAAGTTTTTAAAAGCTTTCCATATCTTATCAACGTGGGAAGGCTTACAAAACCAAAAGGTCAGTGGTATCTGTTGAGGATCTTTAGGAGTCTAAAGGAGGAGTTTCCTGACCTGAGGCTTTTGATCCTTGGCGAGGGTGAGCTAAAGGGCTACCTTTATAACCTTTGCAAGACCTTGGGTCTTAGGGCTTATCTGTGGGACAAGGACAAACTTTCAGAAGACTTTGACGTCTACTTTTTGGGCTTTAGAGAAAACCCCTTCAAATACATCTCAAGGGCTAAGCTATTCCTCTTTCCGTCTATTTTTGAAGGCTTTGGTAATGTTTTGGTTGAGGCTTTGGCTTGTGGTGTTCCTGTTGTTTCGTCAGACTGTAGGTCTGGTCCTAGGGAGATATTGGCTCCTGGAAGTGATTACAGACATCAGACAGATAAGCCAGAGTTTGCCAAGTACGGAGTGCTCATGCCCGTGCTTGACGGAAGTTTTTTACAGGATGAACCTTTAACCCAGGAAGAGATGATGTGGGTAGAGGTCATCAAAAGCATGCTCAAAGATGAGAGTATACTAAAAGAGTACTCAGAGAGAGGAATGCAAAGAGCTTACGACTTCCACGTTGAAAAGATCATAAAAGAATGGCAGGAGGTGATCGATGAGGTTTTACCTTAA
- a CDS encoding glycosyltransferase family 2 protein has product MVSVIMPTYNHEAYISEAIQSVIDQTYDNWELIIVDDASTDNTYKIIQEFANKEKRIKVIKHSRNYGPLELYKTYNEALNESRGEWIAILEGDDVLPVYSLEERVKALNQAQNKENIVLIHGYCGRIWEQTKKVDIASHLLANYPEVVNNNPMGAALKVFLTGRNLIYTQTVMVKKQALLKIGGFIQEPKEIRLVDFPTWVFISMEGHFLFVPEVLGFWRRHSSSITWNNHVVILENYVKFLNIFVEKYFYKLLKLGFNEELLKDCVGFTSILDMLNAPYLSKEGLSRILRFSPNAKCLKYISEQRSLYTIMYILYWIVKATKSHKPWQIALRLKRKITSRFLSDYKPYFYREFKEPIRC; this is encoded by the coding sequence TTGGTTTCTGTAATAATGCCAACTTACAATCATGAAGCATACATATCGGAAGCTATTCAAAGCGTAATAGATCAAACTTATGATAATTGGGAGCTTATTATAGTTGACGATGCATCAACAGACAATACATACAAAATTATCCAAGAATTTGCAAACAAGGAGAAAAGAATAAAAGTCATAAAACATTCTAGAAATTACGGTCCATTAGAGCTATACAAAACTTATAATGAAGCACTTAATGAAAGTAGAGGTGAATGGATAGCAATACTTGAAGGAGATGATGTTCTACCAGTTTATTCACTTGAGGAAAGAGTAAAAGCCCTTAATCAAGCTCAAAATAAAGAAAACATAGTGTTGATACACGGATATTGTGGAAGGATATGGGAGCAGACTAAAAAGGTGGATATTGCATCCCATCTTTTAGCAAACTATCCAGAAGTAGTAAACAACAATCCTATGGGAGCAGCCTTGAAAGTTTTTTTAACAGGACGCAATTTAATCTACACTCAAACTGTAATGGTTAAAAAACAAGCTCTTCTAAAAATTGGCGGGTTTATTCAAGAACCTAAAGAGATTAGATTAGTTGATTTTCCCACCTGGGTGTTTATTTCCATGGAGGGACATTTCCTTTTTGTTCCTGAGGTTCTTGGCTTTTGGAGAAGGCACAGTAGCTCAATTACTTGGAACAATCATGTTGTTATACTTGAGAATTATGTTAAGTTTTTAAATATCTTTGTAGAAAAATATTTCTATAAATTGTTAAAACTAGGATTTAACGAAGAGCTTCTAAAAGATTGTGTAGGATTCACATCTATTTTAGACATGTTGAATGCCCCTTATTTATCAAAAGAAGGTTTAAGTAGGATTTTGAGATTTTCACCAAATGCTAAATGCTTGAAGTACATTTCAGAACAACGATCCCTGTACACGATAATGTACATACTATACTGGATTGTAAAAGCTACAAAAAGTCATAAGCCTTGGCAGATCGCCCTTAGACTGAAAAGGAAAATAACCTCTAGATTTCTAAGTGATTACAAACCGTATTTTTATAGGGAGTTTAAAGAACCAATAAGATGCTAA
- the rfbD gene encoding dTDP-4-dehydrorhamnose reductase, whose amino-acid sequence MKILITGAKGQLGSEFLKKLNNNNNINLLALGKEELDVGNFEQVMEVFESFRPDIVINCSAYNQVDKAETEKELAYRVNAEGPKNLAKACEKYKAYLIHYSTDYVFDGKKEGLYTEDDPPNPLNEYAKSKLMGEKHIQEILENYLIFRVSWVYGEGKQNFLYKLMQWAQTQEYLRIACDEFSVPTSTNTIVEVTLKAIEQGLTGLYHLVNSGYTSRFEWAREFFKLKGIRKFIYPAYQSDFNLPAKRPRFSAMSNEKICKTLGIEIEEWEEKLAKDVLELGI is encoded by the coding sequence ATGAAGATCCTCATCACAGGTGCCAAAGGACAACTTGGAAGTGAATTTTTAAAAAAACTTAATAACAATAACAATATAAACCTCTTAGCTCTCGGCAAAGAAGAACTTGACGTTGGTAACTTTGAACAAGTGATGGAAGTATTTGAAAGTTTCCGCCCCGATATTGTTATAAACTGCTCAGCTTACAACCAGGTGGACAAAGCAGAGACAGAAAAAGAGCTTGCTTACCGGGTGAACGCCGAAGGACCCAAGAATCTCGCCAAAGCATGCGAAAAATACAAAGCCTACTTAATCCATTACTCCACAGATTATGTGTTTGATGGAAAAAAGGAGGGGCTATACACGGAAGATGACCCACCCAATCCACTTAATGAGTATGCAAAAAGCAAACTCATGGGAGAAAAACATATTCAGGAGATACTTGAAAACTATCTTATCTTCCGTGTAAGCTGGGTGTATGGAGAGGGAAAGCAAAACTTCCTCTACAAACTCATGCAGTGGGCTCAGACTCAAGAATACCTACGGATAGCATGTGATGAGTTTTCTGTACCAACATCAACAAATACCATCGTAGAGGTTACCCTAAAAGCCATAGAGCAAGGGCTTACTGGTCTGTATCATCTTGTCAACTCTGGCTACACCTCTCGTTTTGAATGGGCAAGGGAATTTTTCAAGCTTAAGGGCATCCGGAAGTTCATATACCCTGCTTATCAGTCTGACTTTAACCTACCCGCAAAAAGACCTCGCTTTTCTGCGATGAGCAATGAAAAAATATGTAAGACGCTTGGAATAGAGATAGAAGAGTGGGAAGAAAAACTTGCCAAAGATGTGTTAGAATTAGGTATTTAG
- the rfbB gene encoding dTDP-glucose 4,6-dehydratase: MKLLVTGGAGFIGSEFVRQAVKRGYSVVVVDKLTYAGDLERLKEVSQNIIFYKIDIADFKSLKEVFENHRPEAVIHFAAETHVDRSILNPYDFLHSNIIGTYNLCELSRRYEVEKFINISTDEVYGELGNEGKFTEQTPLNPNSPYSVSKASADMLGRAYYRTYGLPVITVRPSNNYGPWQYPEKLIPVVIAKALLNEPVPVYGDGSNIREWLYVEDCAEAIFDILEKGKIGEVYNVSSGEERRNIEVVSMILKLLDKPLELISFVKDRPGHDFRYSSSFEKLKNELGWQPKTTFEEGLEKTVRWYIDHQDWLFKKVKEVRDYWEKVYR, translated from the coding sequence ATGAAGCTTCTCGTGACTGGTGGAGCAGGGTTTATAGGAAGTGAATTTGTAAGGCAAGCTGTAAAGCGTGGCTACTCAGTAGTAGTCGTAGACAAGCTTACTTATGCAGGAGACTTAGAAAGATTAAAAGAAGTATCCCAAAACATCATCTTTTATAAGATTGACATAGCCGACTTTAAAAGCCTAAAAGAAGTTTTTGAAAATCATAGACCAGAGGCGGTGATACATTTTGCTGCTGAAACACACGTAGACAGGAGCATACTTAACCCCTATGATTTTCTGCACTCAAACATAATAGGCACCTACAACCTCTGTGAGCTAAGCAGGAGATATGAAGTAGAAAAGTTTATAAACATTTCAACAGATGAAGTTTACGGAGAACTTGGAAACGAAGGAAAGTTTACAGAACAAACACCCCTTAATCCAAACTCACCCTATTCAGTAAGCAAAGCCTCTGCAGACATGTTAGGAAGGGCATACTACAGAACTTATGGACTGCCAGTGATCACAGTAAGACCATCAAACAACTATGGACCATGGCAGTATCCTGAAAAACTAATTCCTGTTGTAATAGCAAAGGCATTGTTAAATGAACCGGTGCCAGTTTATGGAGATGGCTCAAATATAAGGGAGTGGCTTTATGTTGAGGATTGTGCTGAGGCAATATTCGACATACTTGAAAAAGGTAAAATTGGAGAGGTTTATAACGTATCAAGTGGTGAAGAGAGAAGAAACATAGAAGTCGTATCTATGATACTTAAGCTGCTCGATAAACCATTGGAGCTAATAAGTTTTGTAAAAGACAGACCAGGACACGACTTTAGATACAGCTCAAGCTTTGAAAAGCTGAAAAACGAGTTAGGTTGGCAGCCAAAGACTACCTTTGAAGAAGGATTAGAAAAGACTGTCAGATGGTATATTGATCACCAGGATTGGCTCTTTAAAAAAGTGAAAGAGGTAAGAGATTACTGGGAAAAAGTATACAGATGA
- the rfbC gene encoding dTDP-4-dehydrorhamnose 3,5-epimerase, whose translation MSGGNFTFRRLEIPDVILIEPKVFFDNRGFFMEFYKATEFEMNGIKYKFVQDNHSYSKKGVLRGLHYQLNPKAQGKLVRCIRGKILDVAVDIRKGSPWYGKWVAAELSEENKLMLWIPPGFAHGFVALEDSEIIYKCTAEYDPALDRGILWNDPEIAIDWPISDPILSAKDANLPLLKDADNNFVYEGES comes from the coding sequence ATGTCTGGCGGTAACTTTACCTTTAGAAGGCTTGAAATTCCCGATGTGATCTTGATTGAACCTAAGGTGTTTTTTGATAACAGAGGTTTCTTTATGGAATTCTACAAAGCAACAGAGTTTGAGATGAACGGTATAAAGTATAAATTTGTTCAGGATAATCACTCATACTCAAAGAAAGGCGTGCTCAGAGGTTTGCATTATCAGTTGAATCCCAAGGCTCAAGGAAAACTCGTCCGTTGCATAAGAGGAAAGATCCTAGACGTTGCGGTTGATATAAGAAAAGGCTCGCCGTGGTATGGAAAATGGGTAGCTGCTGAACTTTCAGAAGAGAACAAGCTTATGCTTTGGATACCACCAGGTTTTGCTCACGGTTTTGTTGCTTTAGAAGACAGCGAAATCATCTACAAATGTACAGCAGAGTATGATCCAGCCTTGGATAGAGGCATTCTTTGGAATGATCCGGAGATTGCCATAGATTGGCCCATAAGTGACCCAATTCTATCCGCAAAGGATGCAAATTTACCTTTGTTGAAAGATGCTGATAACAACTTTGTTTATGAGGGAGAATCATAG
- the rfbA gene encoding glucose-1-phosphate thymidylyltransferase RfbA, translated as MKSVILAGGSGTRLYPVTQVVNKHLLPIYNKPMIYYPLSIAMLLGIREILFIVNPEDLPAFQKLFSDGSHLGMSISYKIQHKPNGLAEGLILAEEFIGNDNVLYLLGDNIFFGHGLIDVLRQAKEELEQYGGACVFGYYVHDPERFGILEFDETGRVISIEEKPKKPKSNYAVVGMYLYDPEAVEIAKSIKPSHRGELEITSVNQVYLEKGKLRVKLFGRGFAWFDAGTHDSFLEAGEFVATIERKTGLMIGCIEEIAYRNGWIDRSQLLKLAEHLKKTDYGKYLIKLAEEGK; from the coding sequence ATGAAATCCGTAATCCTTGCAGGTGGCTCAGGTACAAGACTTTATCCAGTAACTCAGGTTGTAAACAAGCATCTTCTCCCCATTTATAACAAACCAATGATTTACTACCCCTTATCAATTGCCATGTTACTTGGAATAAGAGAGATTTTATTCATAGTAAACCCCGAAGATCTTCCTGCTTTTCAGAAGCTTTTTTCGGATGGCTCCCATCTTGGAATGAGTATAAGCTACAAGATTCAACATAAACCAAACGGTTTGGCTGAAGGTCTAATACTTGCAGAAGAGTTTATCGGCAATGATAACGTTTTGTATCTACTTGGAGACAACATATTCTTCGGACACGGTCTCATAGACGTACTCAGGCAGGCAAAAGAAGAACTAGAGCAGTACGGAGGAGCTTGTGTGTTCGGATACTATGTACACGATCCTGAAAGGTTTGGAATCTTAGAGTTTGACGAAACAGGTAGAGTGATATCAATTGAAGAAAAACCAAAAAAGCCAAAGTCAAACTATGCCGTTGTAGGAATGTATCTCTACGATCCAGAAGCGGTCGAGATAGCCAAGTCCATAAAACCTTCCCACAGAGGAGAGCTTGAGATAACCAGCGTAAATCAGGTGTATCTTGAAAAGGGAAAACTAAGGGTAAAGCTATTTGGAAGAGGATTTGCATGGTTTGATGCCGGCACTCACGATAGCTTCCTGGAGGCTGGGGAGTTTGTGGCAACTATTGAAAGAAAAACGGGGCTCATGATAGGTTGTATTGAGGAGATAGCTTACAGGAATGGCTGGATAGATAGATCCCAACTTCTTAAACTTGCAGAACATTTAAAAAAGACCGATTACGGAAAGTATCTAATAAAGCTCGCAGAAGAAGGTAAGTAA
- a CDS encoding glycosyltransferase family 4 protein, whose protein sequence is MSDKNKSIVLSSNTSFSLYNFRLGLMKALQERGFRVMAVAPEDEFSQKLEALGFDFSPIRNLDRKGKNPIKDLRLLFEYVSIYRRLRPHLVINFTIKPNIYSSVACGLLGIKSISVVTGLGYVYIQKRVLQTLVNLLYKVAFSFNQKVVFLNEEDMENFLSIGLVKKQKAILIKSEGINTEYFYPMEVKKTNQKPIFLMISRLLWDKGVREFVEAGRILREKGISAELWLLGPFDEGNPAGVPREHIQKAQEQGFIKYVGQAQDVRPFIAQADAVVLPSYYREGIPRVLLEAMAMAKPIITTDSVGCREVCKEGQNGFLVRPRDPQSLADAMIKFLTLSEEERKAMGEEGRKMVLEEFDERIVIDKYLKLIESCLT, encoded by the coding sequence ATGAGTGATAAAAATAAAAGCATAGTCCTCTCTTCTAACACCTCCTTTTCTCTGTACAACTTCAGGCTTGGGCTTATGAAGGCTTTGCAAGAAAGAGGCTTTAGAGTTATGGCCGTGGCTCCAGAAGATGAATTTTCACAGAAGCTAGAAGCCTTGGGCTTTGACTTCTCTCCCATAAGAAACTTAGACAGGAAGGGCAAAAACCCCATAAAAGACCTAAGACTTCTGTTTGAGTATGTGAGCATCTACAGAAGGCTAAGGCCACACCTGGTGATAAACTTCACCATAAAGCCAAACATCTATAGCTCTGTAGCATGTGGACTGCTTGGCATAAAAAGTATAAGCGTTGTGACAGGACTTGGATATGTTTACATACAAAAAAGGGTTCTTCAAACATTGGTAAACCTTCTTTATAAGGTTGCTTTTTCTTTTAATCAAAAAGTTGTTTTTTTGAATGAAGAAGATATGGAAAACTTCTTATCTATAGGACTTGTTAAAAAACAAAAAGCTATACTTATAAAAAGTGAGGGAATTAACACTGAGTACTTCTATCCCATGGAAGTAAAAAAAACAAACCAAAAGCCTATCTTTCTTATGATCTCGCGCCTTCTTTGGGATAAGGGAGTTAGGGAGTTTGTGGAGGCTGGAAGGATTCTAAGGGAGAAGGGTATAAGTGCTGAGCTTTGGCTTTTGGGACCCTTTGACGAGGGAAACCCTGCCGGCGTTCCAAGGGAGCACATCCAAAAGGCTCAGGAGCAAGGTTTTATAAAGTACGTGGGACAGGCCCAGGATGTAAGACCTTTCATAGCTCAAGCAGACGCAGTAGTCTTGCCTTCTTATTACCGTGAGGGAATTCCTAGGGTCCTTCTTGAAGCTATGGCCATGGCAAAGCCCATAATCACCACAGACTCAGTAGGCTGCAGGGAGGTGTGCAAGGAGGGCCAGAATGGCTTTCTCGTAAGACCTAGGGATCCTCAGTCCTTGGCCGATGCTATGATAAAATTCCTTACGCTTTCGGAAGAGGAGAGGAAGGCTATGGGAGAAGAGGGTAGGAAGATGGTCCTTGAAGAGTTTGACGAGAGGATAGTCATAGACAAGTACCTTAAGCTTATAGAGTCATGCCTTACTTAA